The following proteins come from a genomic window of Actinomycetota bacterium:
- a CDS encoding ATP-binding protein — protein sequence MSLRKKIIFGFSISAFIITILAAFEYVNFIQVRNEMQFLEVTDSMRNASLELRRHEKNFFLFPGQAAAESGATRNQLSQLADITENLQSGDPAKIAELKNLVADYGTQFAKIESQLAGVSADFENRKASFGPSQSFVPLAEAYARDAPLFVSGYLQNTEGLSLTDPLVVKLNQLDTSINSLRSTGENILSTSESLDRTARDDADHVIRQSQIAILVFFPLFLLIGLSAMLFISTGVVRRLKTLTVAIDRIGARYAGEAPAQEGKKAGHKDEVDTLVEKFNNMNSQLNTWEIELREKNRELLQSKKLAAIGTLAAGVAHELNNPLNNINISAQVMKKNLSKESEAEVREIINDIVGQTARVKEIVGNLLEFAREREPRLQDVELNALVGNAYRLVSATVDTGNITFALDAEEEKIMLRADPAQLERVFVNLFTNAIAAMDGAGQLAVRIEPGETSVTIYVSDTGKGIPEEDRDKVFDPFFTKKDKGTGLGLAIVMNVINKHGGEISVVSQENMGTVFEIELPRKGV from the coding sequence ATGTCGCTGCGCAAAAAGATAATATTCGGCTTTTCCATAAGCGCCTTCATCATCACCATCCTCGCCGCCTTCGAGTACGTCAACTTCATCCAGGTCAGAAACGAGATGCAGTTCCTCGAAGTGACGGATTCCATGCGAAACGCTTCCCTGGAGCTGCGCCGGCACGAGAAGAACTTCTTCCTCTTCCCGGGGCAGGCTGCGGCTGAATCGGGCGCGACCCGCAATCAGCTGAGCCAACTCGCTGACATAACCGAGAATCTCCAGTCGGGCGACCCGGCAAAGATAGCGGAACTGAAAAACCTCGTCGCCGATTACGGGACGCAGTTCGCAAAGATAGAGAGTCAGCTCGCCGGCGTGTCAGCCGACTTCGAGAACCGCAAGGCCTCTTTCGGTCCTTCCCAGAGTTTTGTGCCGCTGGCTGAAGCTTACGCCCGGGACGCGCCGCTGTTCGTCTCCGGCTACCTCCAGAACACCGAGGGCCTATCGCTCACGGATCCTCTGGTGGTCAAACTCAATCAGCTGGACACCAGCATCAATTCCCTGCGCTCGACCGGCGAGAACATCCTCAGTACTTCCGAGTCCCTCGACAGGACCGCGCGCGACGACGCCGACCATGTGATCCGTCAGTCGCAGATCGCCATCCTGGTGTTCTTCCCGCTGTTCCTGCTGATCGGCCTCAGCGCCATGCTGTTCATAAGCACCGGCGTCGTCAGGCGTCTGAAGACGCTCACGGTCGCCATCGACAGGATCGGCGCCAGGTATGCCGGCGAGGCGCCGGCGCAGGAAGGCAAGAAAGCCGGTCACAAGGACGAGGTTGATACGCTTGTGGAGAAGTTCAACAACATGAACTCGCAGCTCAACACCTGGGAGATCGAGCTGCGCGAGAAGAACCGGGAGCTGCTGCAATCGAAGAAGCTGGCGGCGATCGGCACCCTCGCCGCGGGCGTAGCCCACGAACTGAACAATCCCCTCAACAACATCAATATCTCCGCCCAGGTGATGAAGAAGAACCTCAGCAAGGAGTCCGAAGCCGAGGTCCGCGAGATCATCAACGACATCGTCGGGCAGACGGCCCGCGTCAAGGAGATCGTCGGCAACCTGCTGGAGTTCGCCCGCGAGCGCGAGCCGCGCCTGCAGGACGTCGAGCTCAATGCGCTGGTCGGCAACGCCTACCGGCTGGTCAGCGCCACCGTCGATACCGGCAATATCACGTTTGCGCTCGACGCCGAAGAGGAAAAAATAATGCTCAGGGCCGATCCGGCTCAGCTGGAGCGCGTCTTCGTCAACCTGTTCACTAACGCCATCGCGGCCATGGACGGGGCGGGACAGCTGGCGGTCAGGATCGAGCCCGGAGAGACTTCCGTTACTATATATGTATCCGACACCGGCAAGGGCATTCCCGAGGAAGACCGGGACAAGGTCTTCGACC
- a CDS encoding universal stress protein, translating to MSDYSKILVAFDGSESSENALRQTLGGFEQSWVKVLGVVPSYDGDLEMVGIRDLESLLRGPTDDLKQRASAIIGADSSRASVEVMRGEAFEQIVGLAERESCNLIVMGRHGLHRMERMLMGSVTAKVIVHSDKDVLVVPKNAVIGWKRILLATDGSASGDAALDDALDYAGRHGSALDAISVVDMHPEYYADAGAVVDKLEKKASTVLEHVRERAGQEGVEITTQVLRGDPAAEITAFSAKGGAGITFVGSRGQSGLRKIVLGSVAQKVIGLSASPVFVVKAK from the coding sequence ATGAGTGATTACAGCAAGATCCTGGTTGCCTTCGACGGCTCGGAATCCAGTGAGAACGCTTTAAGGCAGACTCTTGGCGGGTTCGAACAGAGCTGGGTCAAGGTGCTGGGCGTCGTTCCCAGCTATGACGGCGACCTCGAGATGGTGGGTATCCGCGATCTCGAGAGCCTTCTGCGAGGGCCCACCGACGACCTGAAACAGCGAGCGTCAGCGATAATAGGAGCCGATTCCAGCCGCGCCAGCGTCGAGGTGATGAGAGGCGAGGCCTTCGAGCAGATAGTGGGCCTTGCCGAGCGGGAAAGCTGCAACCTCATCGTCATGGGCCGGCATGGCCTGCATCGGATGGAACGCATGCTCATGGGAAGCGTCACCGCCAAGGTGATAGTCCACTCGGACAAGGACGTACTTGTTGTTCCCAAGAACGCCGTGATCGGCTGGAAGCGGATATTGCTGGCGACAGACGGTTCCGCCAGCGGCGATGCAGCCCTGGATGACGCACTGGATTATGCCGGCAGGCACGGCAGCGCGCTTGATGCGATATCAGTTGTCGACATGCATCCGGAATACTACGCCGACGCCGGGGCGGTCGTTGACAAGCTGGAGAAAAAAGCGTCGACGGTCCTGGAGCATGTCCGCGAGCGGGCCGGCCAGGAAGGTGTCGAGATCACCACACAAGTGCTACGCGGCGATCCTGCGGCTGAAATCACGGCATTCTCCGCCAAAGGTGGGGCCGGGATCACCTTCGTCGGCAGCCGGGGGCAGTCGGGACTGCGGAAGATCGTGCTGGGCTCGGTGGCCCAGAAAGTCATCGGCCTGTCGGCTTCGCCGGTCTTCGTGGTGAAAGCGAAATAA
- a CDS encoding sulfite exporter TauE/SafE family protein → MFIGLTLDKLIALLVVGLVGGLLSGFIGSGGAFVMTPSMMALGAPGAVAVASNMCHKFPKAMVGTYKRFKYGQVDVKLGIVMGVSSIVGVELGIRLQEKILDTWGSTGSDLYVSFVFVIILVVVGGIILRDALTGSKTVKADVMPKLALKMQKINIPPMMNFKKAGVRLSAWVTVPIGFATGLLAATIAVGGFIGVPGMIYVVGASAMVASATELLIAFVMGMWGSVEWALAGLIDIRMTLLILATSLIGVQIGALGTTYVKDHTIKLVMASVMLIVAVSRGLKVPVYLSKLGAINISTGASDLLSTLSFWTLIAALVTAGLIIASAMIKGIAQAKVEEREAAVAESA, encoded by the coding sequence ATGTTCATCGGATTGACGCTTGACAAATTGATCGCACTGCTGGTCGTGGGCCTCGTCGGCGGACTCCTGAGCGGCTTTATCGGCTCTGGCGGCGCTTTCGTGATGACTCCCAGCATGATGGCCCTCGGCGCGCCTGGAGCGGTCGCCGTGGCCAGCAACATGTGCCATAAATTCCCGAAAGCCATGGTCGGCACCTATAAGCGGTTCAAGTACGGTCAGGTTGACGTCAAGCTCGGGATTGTTATGGGCGTTTCCTCCATCGTCGGCGTCGAGCTCGGCATACGGCTCCAGGAAAAAATCCTCGATACCTGGGGCAGCACCGGTTCTGACCTCTACGTCAGCTTCGTCTTCGTCATCATCCTGGTGGTCGTCGGCGGCATCATCCTTCGCGACGCCCTGACCGGCTCGAAGACGGTGAAAGCGGACGTCATGCCCAAGCTGGCGTTGAAAATGCAAAAGATAAATATCCCCCCGATGATGAACTTCAAGAAAGCCGGAGTCCGCCTCTCGGCCTGGGTAACCGTGCCGATCGGATTCGCCACCGGGCTGCTGGCGGCAACCATCGCCGTCGGCGGTTTCATCGGCGTTCCCGGCATGATCTACGTAGTCGGGGCCTCGGCAATGGTTGCCAGCGCCACCGAGCTGCTGATCGCTTTCGTCATGGGTATGTGGGGTTCGGTCGAATGGGCCCTCGCCGGCCTGATCGACATCAGGATGACCCTGCTGATCCTGGCCACGTCCCTTATCGGCGTGCAGATCGGCGCACTGGGAACCACGTACGTCAAGGACCACACGATCAAGCTGGTCATGGCTTCTGTAATGCTCATCGTGGCGGTCAGCCGCGGCCTCAAGGTGCCGGTTTACCTGTCCAAGCTGGGCGCGATAAATATCAGTACGGGAGCATCAGACCTGCTGAGCACGCTTAGCTTTTGGACTCTGATTGCCGCTCTTGTCACCGCCGGCCTCATCATCGCCAGCGCCATGATAAAGGGAATCGCCCAGGCAAAGGTGGAAGAGAGAGAGGCAGCTGTCGCCGAGAGCGCCTGA